Proteins encoded in a region of the Mixophyes fleayi isolate aMixFle1 chromosome 5, aMixFle1.hap1, whole genome shotgun sequence genome:
- the LOC142157909 gene encoding cathelicidin-related antimicrobial peptide Bf-CRAMP-like, whose protein sequence is MEKALTMCLVLGAIAAAASVSVPMMQWTEDDISVMSMISTDYYNKVSGENAVYVLLGNNSEYIMDEASRYHQLQFTVKETLCQKADNEITEECAFKADGVVKSCTASFFVDEDRDVVVVTCDNVPLDHTRVRRSSSRRSSRSGGSGGRGGRGGRGGRGGRSGFGSSIAGVNTKGKIRLA, encoded by the exons ATGGAGAAAGCTCTGACAATGTGCTTAGTACTGGGAGCTATTGCAGCTGCTGCTAGTGTGTCTGTACCCATGATGCAATGGACTGAAGATGACATCTCTGTCATGTCTATGATCAGCACTGACTACTACAACAAAGTTTCTGGAGAAAATGCTGTCTACGTGCTCCTTGGGAATAATTCTGAATATATAATG GATGAAGCCTCTCGTTATCACCAACTTCAGTTCACAGTAAAAGAAACTTTGTGTCAGAAAGCGGACAATGAAATTACAGAGGAATGTGCATTCAAAGCAGACGGT GTGGTGAAATCCTGCACAGCCTCGTTCTTTGTTGATGAGGATCGAGATGTTGTTGTGGTTACATGTGACAACGTTCCACTAGAT CACACAAGAGTAAGGAGATCGAGCAGTAGAAGAAGCAGCAGAAGCGGAGGGAGTGGAGGGCGTGGAGGGCGTGGAGGGCGTGGAGGGCGTGGCGGTAGATCTGGATTTGGATCTTCCATTGCAGGTGTCAATACCAAAGGAAAGATCAGACTTGCTTAA